One window from the genome of Anopheles coluzzii chromosome X, AcolN3, whole genome shotgun sequence encodes:
- the LOC120951423 gene encoding 39S ribosomal protein L9, mitochondrial: MLGNVAKMLGSSGLCVTQSVLLQSSRNTFVLKRRFPPNLYKKNQKPGKLRGRHFVYDLVEDTTIKKKPNLEVVLTAFVEGVGSKGDVVSLKPNEAYNKLLLPGLAVYKTPENVAKYATEKDEKETEVHSSAYAQRTVNKLESLILAVVMNKDHPWVIEPWHIKLSLRKAGYYVPDSAITLPDTPITGPDLLKQNKEFYCTVTINNLEQARVRCRIHHWSTEPSDRLPYVFEHWKLDAEPLFGEVSPAKA; encoded by the exons ATGTTGGGCAATGTAGCGAAAATGCTCGGAAGCAGTGGTCTGTGCGTCACCCAATCGGTGCTGCTCCAATCGTCCCGG AACACCTTCGTGCTGAAGCGCCGGTTCCCACCGAACCTGTACAAGAAGAACCAGAAGCCGGGCAAGCTGCGGGGACGCCACTTTGTGTACGATCTGGTCGAGGACACCACGATCAAGAAGAAGCCGAACCTGGAGGTGGTGCTGACCGCGTTCGTCGAGGGCGTCGGTTCCAAGGGGGACGTGGTGTCGCTCAAGCCGAACGAGGCGTAcaacaagctgctgctgccgggacTGGCCGTCTACAAGACGCCGGAAAACGTGGCCAAATATGCGACCGAGAAGGACGAGAAGGAAACGGAAGTGCACAGCTCGGCGTACGCACAGCGG ACGGTGAACAAGCTGGAAAGTCTCATACTGGCGGTCGTGATGAACAAGGACCATCCGTGGGTGATCGAACCGTGGCACATCAAGCTGTCGTTGCGGAAGGCGGGATACTACGTGCCGGACAGTGCGATCACCCTTCCGGACACGCCCATCACTGGGCCGGATCTGCTGAAGCAGAACAAGGAGTTCTACTGCACCGTGACGATCAACAATCTCGAGCAGGCACGGGTACGGTGCCGGATACACCACTGGAGCACGGAGCCGAGCGACCGTCTGCCGTACGTGTTCGAGCACTGGAAGCTGGACGCGGAGCCACTGTTCGGGGAAGTGTCGCCGGCTAAAGCGTAG